In one Streptomyces sp. T12 genomic region, the following are encoded:
- a CDS encoding alpha-ketoglutarate-dependent dioxygenase AlkB, whose product MDAELFPRERTEVAPSAVHVPDWLDPDRQRELLEACREWARPPAGLRTVHTPGGGTMTARQVCLGWHWYPYAYARTIVDGDGAPVKPFPEWLGELGRRAVRDTLGEADGDAQGGPGPAYDIALINFYDADARMGMHRDSDEKSDAPVVSLSLGDTCVFRFGNTETRTRPYMDVELRSGDLFVFGGPSRLAHHGVPRVQPGTGPPELGLTGRLNITLRVSGL is encoded by the coding sequence ATGGACGCCGAGCTGTTCCCCCGGGAACGTACGGAGGTCGCGCCGTCAGCGGTGCATGTGCCCGACTGGCTGGATCCGGACCGCCAGCGCGAGCTGCTGGAGGCCTGCCGCGAGTGGGCACGCCCACCGGCCGGCCTGCGTACGGTCCACACCCCCGGCGGCGGCACCATGACCGCCCGGCAGGTCTGCCTGGGCTGGCACTGGTACCCGTACGCCTACGCCCGCACGATCGTCGACGGCGACGGCGCCCCGGTGAAACCGTTCCCCGAGTGGCTGGGCGAGCTGGGCCGGCGCGCGGTGCGGGACACGCTCGGGGAAGCGGACGGGGACGCACAGGGCGGACCAGGGCCGGCGTACGACATCGCCCTGATCAACTTCTACGACGCCGATGCCCGCATGGGCATGCACCGCGACAGCGACGAGAAGTCGGACGCCCCGGTGGTGTCCCTGAGCCTCGGCGACACCTGCGTCTTCCGCTTCGGCAACACCGAGACCCGGACCCGGCCCTACATGGACGTCGAGCTGCGCAGCGGCGATCTGTTCGTGTTCGGCGGCCCGTCGCGGCTCGCCCACCACGGCGTGCCGAGGGTGCAGCCGGGCACCGGACCGCCGGAGTTGGGGCTGACCGGGCGGTTGAACATCACGCTCAGAGTGAGCGGGCTGTAG
- a CDS encoding methyltransferase, producing MTTPWGELALTRFPEDPRDRLRAWDASDEYLLRHLAEQEIPLSGTVVVVGDRWGALVTALAAHQPVQITDSHLTQEATRANLDRGGVEPGSVRLLTTQDPPPERVDVLLVRVPKSLALLEDQLLRLAPAVHEGTVVVGAGMVKEIHTSTLQLFERILGPTRTSLAEKKARLIFCTPQPSPTRPANPWPYTYTLPAGIGTVSGRTVVNHAGVFCADRLDIGTRFFLGHLPDGKGAQRVVDLGCGNGVVGTAVALANPEAEVLFVDESFQAVASAEATYKANGVQGHAEFRVGDGLAGVPAGSVDLVLNNPPFHSHQATTDATAWRMFTGARRALRPGGELWVIGNRHLGYHVKLRRLFGNSQLVAGDPKFVVLRAVKR from the coding sequence ATGACGACGCCCTGGGGCGAGCTCGCGCTGACCCGTTTCCCCGAGGACCCGCGTGACAGGCTGCGTGCCTGGGACGCCTCCGACGAGTACCTCCTCAGGCATCTGGCGGAGCAGGAGATCCCGCTGTCCGGCACGGTCGTGGTGGTCGGTGATCGCTGGGGTGCCCTGGTCACGGCGCTCGCTGCGCACCAGCCCGTGCAGATCACGGACTCCCACCTGACCCAGGAGGCGACCCGGGCCAACCTCGACCGCGGCGGCGTCGAGCCCGGCTCCGTCCGCCTGCTCACCACGCAGGATCCGCCGCCGGAGCGCGTCGACGTCCTGCTCGTGCGGGTGCCGAAGAGCCTGGCGCTGCTGGAGGACCAGCTGCTGCGGCTGGCGCCCGCGGTGCACGAGGGCACGGTGGTGGTCGGCGCCGGGATGGTGAAGGAGATCCACACCTCGACGCTCCAGCTGTTCGAGCGGATCCTCGGCCCGACCCGCACCTCGCTCGCCGAGAAGAAGGCGCGGCTGATCTTCTGCACGCCGCAGCCGTCGCCGACCCGGCCCGCCAACCCGTGGCCGTACACCTACACGCTCCCCGCCGGCATCGGCACGGTCTCGGGGCGCACGGTCGTCAATCACGCGGGCGTCTTCTGCGCCGACCGGCTCGACATCGGTACGCGGTTCTTCCTGGGGCACCTTCCGGACGGCAAGGGCGCCCAGCGGGTGGTGGACCTCGGGTGCGGCAACGGCGTCGTCGGTACGGCGGTGGCGCTGGCGAACCCGGAGGCCGAGGTGCTGTTCGTGGACGAGTCGTTCCAGGCCGTGGCCTCGGCGGAGGCGACGTACAAGGCGAACGGGGTGCAGGGCCACGCCGAGTTCCGGGTCGGGGACGGGCTGGCGGGCGTGCCGGCCGGGAGCGTCGACCTCGTGCTCAACAATCCGCCGTTCCACTCCCACCAGGCGACGACCGACGCGACGGCCTGGCGGATGTTCACGGGGGCGCGGCGCGCGCTCAGGCCGGGCGGCGAGCTGTGGGTGATCGGCAACCGGCACCTCGGCTACCACGTGAAGCTGCGGCGGCTGTTCGGCAACAGTCAACTCGTCGCCGGTGACCCGAAGTTCGTGGTGCTGAGGGCCGTCAAGCGGTAG
- a CDS encoding ketose-bisphosphate aldolase: MPLVTTGELITRAAAARSAVAAFNVITLEHVEAVIAGAESVSSSVVLQVSENAVKFRYGRLLPLARAAVAAAERAAVPVALHLDHVQSDDLLRQAPGAGFSSVMYDAARLPYADNLAATKAAVDWAHAQGLWIEAELGRLGGKNGEAPLDAHAPGARTDPAEAHAFVTGSGVDALAVAIGSSHAMTTRTATLDHELLKRLSATLDVPLVLHGSSGVPDGELTAAVAGGIAKVNIGTALNIAMTGAIRDFLAAHPEAVDSRKYLSVGREAMVRAVADIIGVLRAP, encoded by the coding sequence GTGCCCCTCGTGACCACCGGCGAGCTCATCACCCGCGCCGCCGCAGCCCGCTCCGCCGTCGCCGCCTTCAACGTCATCACCCTGGAGCATGTCGAGGCCGTCATCGCCGGTGCGGAGTCGGTGAGTTCGTCCGTCGTGCTCCAAGTCAGCGAGAACGCCGTCAAGTTCCGCTACGGACGCCTGCTCCCGCTCGCCCGCGCGGCCGTCGCCGCCGCCGAACGGGCCGCCGTCCCCGTCGCGTTGCACCTCGACCACGTCCAGAGCGACGACCTGCTGCGCCAGGCGCCGGGCGCCGGGTTCAGCTCCGTGATGTACGACGCGGCCCGACTGCCGTACGCGGACAACCTCGCCGCCACGAAGGCCGCCGTCGACTGGGCGCACGCCCAAGGCCTCTGGATCGAGGCCGAGCTGGGCCGACTGGGCGGCAAGAACGGCGAGGCTCCGCTCGACGCCCACGCCCCCGGTGCCCGCACCGACCCCGCCGAGGCCCACGCCTTCGTCACCGGCTCCGGCGTCGACGCGCTCGCGGTCGCCATCGGCAGCTCGCACGCCATGACCACCCGCACCGCCACCCTCGACCACGAGCTCCTCAAGCGCCTGTCCGCCACCCTGGACGTCCCCCTCGTCCTGCACGGTTCCTCCGGCGTCCCCGACGGCGAACTGACCGCGGCGGTCGCGGGCGGCATCGCCAAGGTCAACATCGGCACGGCCCTCAACATCGCCATGACGGGAGCGATCCGCGACTTCCTCGCCGCCCACCCCGAGGCGGTCGACTCACGCAAGTACCTGAGTGTGGGGCGCGAGGCGATGGTACGGGCGGTGGCCGACATCATCGGGGTGCTGAGGGCTCCCTGA
- a CDS encoding SIS domain-containing protein, whose product MTHVEDELNSQPECWTRASAEAAGLGGALPAPRERVAVVGCGTSYFMAQAFAALREGSGQGETDAFAASEFPPGRAYDRVVALTRSGTTTEVLDLLGRLKGRTHTTAITADPNTPVMTAADEVVVLDYADERSVVQTRFATTALTLLRAHLGLHTDAVVADARTALVGELPEELVECGQFTFLGRGWTVGLANEAGLKMREASLSWTEAYPAMEYRHGPISITTSSTATWMFGEAPDGLAEQVRATGGLWIEGRLDPLAELVRAQRLAVAVAAARGLDPDQPRHLTRSVILAP is encoded by the coding sequence ATGACGCATGTCGAGGACGAGCTCAACAGCCAGCCCGAGTGCTGGACACGCGCCTCGGCGGAGGCGGCCGGCCTCGGCGGGGCGCTGCCGGCGCCCAGGGAGCGGGTCGCGGTCGTCGGCTGCGGCACGTCGTACTTCATGGCGCAGGCGTTCGCCGCGCTGCGCGAGGGATCGGGCCAGGGGGAGACGGACGCCTTCGCCGCGTCGGAGTTCCCGCCCGGGCGGGCGTACGACCGAGTCGTCGCCCTCACCCGCTCCGGTACCACGACCGAAGTGCTGGACCTGCTGGGACGGCTGAAGGGACGTACACATACCACGGCGATCACCGCCGACCCGAACACGCCCGTCATGACGGCCGCCGACGAGGTCGTCGTCCTCGACTACGCGGACGAACGGTCCGTCGTGCAGACCCGGTTCGCGACCACCGCCCTCACCCTGCTCCGCGCCCACCTCGGCCTGCACACCGACGCCGTCGTCGCCGACGCCCGCACCGCACTCGTCGGCGAACTGCCCGAAGAGCTCGTGGAGTGCGGGCAGTTCACCTTCCTCGGCCGTGGCTGGACGGTGGGGCTGGCCAACGAGGCCGGGCTGAAGATGCGCGAGGCGTCGCTGTCCTGGACGGAGGCCTACCCGGCCATGGAGTACCGGCACGGCCCGATCAGCATCACCACGAGCTCCACCGCCACCTGGATGTTCGGCGAGGCGCCCGACGGGCTGGCCGAACAGGTCCGCGCCACCGGCGGACTGTGGATCGAGGGCCGCCTCGACCCCCTCGCCGAACTGGTCCGCGCCCAGCGGCTCGCGGTCGCCGTCGCCGCGGCCCGCGGCCTCGATCCGGACCAGCCGCGCCACCTCACCCGCTCGGTGATCCTCGCCCCCTGA
- a CDS encoding DeoR/GlpR family DNA-binding transcription regulator encodes MSRDARWKALLELLVERGRLDVEEAAAELEVSSATIRRDFDQLAEQQMLVRTRGGAVVHGVSYELPLRYKTARHASEKQRIAKAVADLIAPGEAVGLTGGTTTTEVARALAVRSDLASGAPALTIVTNALNIANELAVRPQFKIVVTGGVARPQSYELIGPLADAVLAQITIDVAVLGVVAFDATHGAAAHDEAEAAINRLLCERAERVIVAADSSKLGQRAFARICAADAVNTLVTDTAAAPDTIRSFEEAGLRVVAV; translated from the coding sequence ATGTCGCGCGACGCCCGCTGGAAGGCACTGCTGGAGCTGCTCGTCGAGCGGGGCCGGCTGGACGTCGAGGAGGCGGCCGCCGAGCTGGAGGTGTCGTCCGCCACGATCCGCCGCGACTTCGACCAGCTCGCCGAGCAGCAGATGCTCGTGCGCACCCGGGGCGGCGCGGTCGTGCACGGGGTGTCGTACGAACTGCCGCTGCGCTACAAGACGGCCCGGCACGCATCCGAAAAGCAGCGCATCGCCAAGGCGGTGGCCGACCTCATCGCGCCCGGCGAGGCGGTGGGGCTGACCGGCGGCACGACGACCACCGAGGTGGCGCGGGCCCTGGCCGTGCGCAGCGACCTGGCGTCCGGGGCGCCCGCGCTGACGATCGTCACCAACGCGCTCAACATCGCCAACGAGCTGGCCGTGCGCCCCCAGTTCAAGATCGTGGTCACCGGCGGGGTCGCGCGCCCGCAGTCGTACGAGCTCATCGGGCCGCTCGCGGACGCGGTGCTGGCCCAGATCACCATCGACGTGGCGGTGCTCGGTGTCGTCGCCTTCGACGCCACGCACGGCGCCGCCGCGCACGACGAGGCGGAGGCGGCGATCAACCGGCTGCTGTGCGAGCGGGCCGAGCGCGTGATCGTGGCCGCGGACTCCAGCAAGCTGGGCCAGCGGGCGTTCGCCCGGATCTGTGCGGCCGACGCGGTGAACACGCTGGTCACGGACACGGCGGCCGCTCCCGACACCATACGGAGTTTTGAGGAGGCGGGTCTGAGGGTCGTCGCGGTCTGA
- a CDS encoding glycoside hydrolase family 15 protein: MSTTPIDGDVRAASHYVPIAEHGLIGDLRSVALVGTDGTIDWYCCPAFDAPSVFAAILDAERGGCFELAAAVPARTKQFYFPDTNVLITRFFTEDGVGEVQDFMPVDGGLAETERHRLIRRVVCVRGSIPFRTRVAPRFDYGTRPHTVHQVGDVAVFESEKLSLGLTATMPLEVDGPDVHADFKLSEGESAVFALDQIGGEVNPRRCARTEAEEQFNSTVAYWRHWLSASKYRGRWREMVHRSALTLKLLTYAPTGAIVAAPTTSLPEQLGGERNWDYRYVWVRDAAFCVYALLRLGFTGEAGAFMQFLTRYVSRGDGSTTGPLQVLYGIDGRTDLPERELDHLQGHLGSAPVRIGNAAADQLQLDIYGALIDSIYLYDKWAQPISSDQWDEVCALVDWVCEHWDQPDEGIWETRGGRKNFLYSRLMCWVAIERGIRMANRRGLPADLPRWQQCRDTIYRRIMRRGWSETRQAFVQHEDGDVLDAAVLMMPLTKFISPTDPKWLSTLDALTQDLVSDSLVYRYDPAASPDGLHGDEGTFSICSFWYVEAMVRAGRVDEARLAFEKMLTYANHLGLYAEEISHTGEQQGNFPQAFTHLALISAAFNLDRALG; this comes from the coding sequence ATGAGCACGACACCGATCGATGGGGACGTACGGGCGGCATCGCACTATGTGCCGATCGCCGAGCACGGGCTGATCGGCGATCTGCGCAGCGTGGCCCTGGTGGGGACGGACGGCACGATCGACTGGTACTGCTGTCCGGCCTTCGACGCCCCGAGCGTCTTCGCGGCGATCCTGGACGCGGAGCGGGGCGGCTGTTTCGAGCTGGCGGCGGCCGTGCCGGCGCGGACCAAGCAGTTCTACTTCCCGGACACGAACGTCCTGATCACCCGGTTCTTCACCGAGGACGGCGTCGGCGAGGTGCAGGACTTCATGCCGGTGGACGGCGGCCTGGCGGAGACCGAACGGCACCGGCTGATCCGGCGCGTGGTGTGCGTCCGCGGGTCGATCCCCTTCCGTACGCGGGTGGCGCCGCGCTTCGACTACGGCACCCGGCCGCACACCGTCCACCAGGTGGGCGACGTCGCGGTCTTCGAGTCCGAGAAGCTGTCGCTCGGGCTGACCGCGACCATGCCGCTGGAGGTCGACGGGCCGGACGTGCACGCCGACTTCAAGCTCTCCGAGGGCGAGTCGGCGGTGTTCGCGCTGGACCAGATCGGCGGCGAGGTGAACCCGCGCCGGTGCGCGCGGACCGAGGCGGAGGAGCAGTTCAACAGCACGGTGGCGTACTGGCGGCACTGGCTGTCCGCCTCCAAGTACCGGGGCCGCTGGCGGGAGATGGTGCACCGCTCCGCGCTCACCCTGAAGCTGCTCACCTACGCGCCGACCGGCGCGATCGTGGCCGCGCCGACGACGAGCCTGCCCGAGCAGCTGGGCGGCGAACGCAACTGGGACTACCGGTACGTGTGGGTGCGCGACGCCGCCTTCTGTGTGTACGCGCTGCTACGGCTGGGCTTCACGGGTGAGGCCGGGGCGTTCATGCAGTTCCTGACCCGGTATGTCAGCCGGGGCGACGGCTCTACCACCGGTCCGCTGCAGGTCCTTTACGGCATCGACGGCCGCACCGATCTGCCCGAGCGCGAACTCGACCACCTTCAGGGGCATCTCGGCTCCGCCCCGGTGCGGATCGGCAACGCCGCCGCCGACCAGCTCCAGCTCGACATCTACGGCGCGCTGATCGACTCCATCTACCTCTACGACAAGTGGGCGCAGCCGATCTCCAGCGACCAGTGGGACGAAGTGTGCGCGCTGGTGGACTGGGTGTGCGAGCACTGGGACCAGCCCGACGAGGGCATCTGGGAGACGCGCGGCGGCCGCAAGAACTTCCTGTACTCGCGGCTGATGTGCTGGGTGGCGATCGAACGGGGCATCCGCATGGCCAACCGGCGCGGACTGCCCGCCGATCTGCCGCGCTGGCAGCAGTGCCGGGACACCATCTACCGGCGGATCATGCGCCGGGGCTGGTCCGAGACCCGCCAGGCCTTCGTCCAGCACGAGGACGGCGACGTGCTCGACGCGGCCGTGCTGATGATGCCGCTGACGAAGTTCATCTCGCCGACGGACCCCAAGTGGCTGTCCACCCTCGACGCCCTCACCCAGGACCTGGTGTCCGACTCGCTGGTCTACCGCTACGACCCGGCGGCGAGCCCCGACGGACTGCACGGCGACGAGGGCACGTTCTCGATCTGCTCGTTCTGGTACGTCGAGGCGATGGTCCGCGCCGGCCGGGTCGACGAGGCACGGCTGGCCTTCGAGAAGATGCTGACGTACGCCAACCATCTGGGCCTCTATGCCGAGGAGATCAGCCACACGGGCGAGCAACAGGGCAACTTCCCTCAGGCGTTCACCCACCTCGCCCTGATCAGTGCGGCTTTCAATCTGGATCGCGCCCTGGGGTGA
- a CDS encoding lysine N(6)-hydroxylase/L-ornithine N(5)-oxygenase family protein, protein MKSPLTGSDTTYDVLGIGFGPSNLALAIAIDEHNADLPADRRINALFLERQPRFGWHRGMLIDDATMQVSFLKDLVTLRNPASDFSFLCFLCERGRLIDFLNQKTLFPLRVEFHEYFEWAAERVRHLVAYDHVVTAIDPVRDDAGTVTHFDVVCRDPEHPGRTVTRRARDISVAVGLEPHVPPGVELSERVWHNSQLLPRVTELAAAGAPVRRAVVLGAGQSAAETVDFLHRSFPEAEVCAVFAKYGYTPADDSPFVNRIFDPEAVDLYFGAPSEVKQSLFDYHRSTNYSVVDMELIESLYATAYQEKVTGRERLRFLNVSRIRDVRQRGDGLLDVAVEFLPTGEKQVLETDVLVHATGYRPRHLTALLGEAAKVCLRDDGDAIRVSRDHRVETAPDVSAGIYLQGSTEHTHGLTSTLLSTTAIRAGEIHRSLLDRHTASV, encoded by the coding sequence GTGAAGTCACCGCTCACGGGATCGGACACCACCTACGACGTCCTCGGAATCGGCTTCGGGCCGTCAAATCTCGCACTGGCCATAGCGATTGACGAACATAACGCGGACCTTCCGGCCGACCGTCGGATCAACGCCCTTTTCCTGGAGCGCCAGCCCCGTTTCGGCTGGCACCGGGGCATGCTCATCGACGACGCCACCATGCAGGTGTCGTTTCTCAAGGACCTTGTGACGCTGCGCAATCCGGCCAGCGACTTCAGCTTCCTGTGCTTCCTGTGCGAACGCGGCCGGCTGATCGACTTCCTGAACCAGAAGACGCTCTTCCCGCTGCGCGTCGAGTTCCACGAATACTTCGAGTGGGCCGCCGAGCGGGTGCGGCACCTCGTGGCGTACGACCATGTGGTGACCGCCATCGACCCCGTGCGCGACGACGCGGGCACGGTGACGCACTTCGACGTGGTCTGCCGTGACCCGGAGCACCCCGGTCGGACGGTCACCCGTCGGGCCCGCGACATCAGCGTGGCGGTCGGCCTGGAGCCGCATGTGCCGCCCGGCGTCGAACTGTCCGAACGGGTCTGGCACAACAGCCAGTTACTGCCTCGCGTCACCGAACTCGCCGCCGCCGGTGCGCCGGTGCGCCGCGCGGTCGTCCTCGGCGCGGGGCAGAGCGCCGCCGAGACCGTCGACTTCCTGCACCGTTCGTTCCCCGAGGCCGAGGTCTGCGCGGTGTTCGCCAAGTACGGCTACACCCCGGCCGACGACAGCCCGTTCGTCAACCGCATCTTCGACCCGGAGGCGGTGGACTTGTACTTCGGTGCGCCCTCCGAGGTCAAACAGTCCCTCTTCGACTACCACCGGTCCACCAACTACTCGGTCGTCGACATGGAGTTGATCGAGTCCCTGTACGCCACCGCCTACCAGGAGAAGGTCACCGGCCGGGAGCGGCTGCGCTTCCTCAACGTCTCCCGCATCCGCGACGTCCGGCAGCGCGGCGACGGCCTGCTCGATGTCGCGGTGGAATTCCTGCCGACCGGGGAAAAGCAGGTGCTGGAGACCGACGTTCTGGTCCACGCCACCGGCTACCGCCCCCGCCACCTGACCGCCCTGCTCGGCGAGGCGGCGAAGGTCTGCCTGCGGGACGACGGGGACGCCATCCGCGTCTCGCGCGACCACCGCGTGGAGACCGCGCCCGACGTCAGCGCGGGGATCTATCTCCAGGGCAGCACCGAGCACACGCACGGCCTCACCTCGACCCTGCTGTCGACCACGGCGATCCGCGCGGGGGAGATCCACCGCTCCCTGCTGGACCGGCACACGGCGTCCGTCTGA
- a CDS encoding methionyl-tRNA formyltransferase, whose product MRVAMFGYQTWGHRTLQALLDSDHEVVLVVTHPKSDHAYEKIWGDSVAELAEKNDVPVLLRNRPDDPDLLAAVRDAEPDILVANNWRTWLPPELFDLPPHGTLNVHDSLLPSYAGFSPIIWALLNGEERVGVTAHRMNAELDAGDILVQRSVVVGPADTATDLFHRTVDLIAPIVRESLDLIASGRAAAHWQPQDRSRASFFHKRSLEDSRIDWTWPAERLERLVRAQSDPYPNAYTFHRGQRIRVVSAAASEGRYGGTPGRIFIREGDGVVIVAGPDSHTGRHPGLVVQRVRTDDGSEYAATDYFRTMGGYLTARP is encoded by the coding sequence ATGCGCGTCGCCATGTTCGGCTACCAGACCTGGGGCCACCGCACACTCCAGGCCCTGCTGGACTCCGACCACGAGGTCGTGCTCGTGGTCACCCACCCCAAGAGCGACCACGCCTACGAGAAGATCTGGGGCGACTCCGTCGCCGAACTGGCCGAGAAGAACGACGTCCCCGTCCTCCTGCGCAACCGCCCCGACGACCCCGACCTCCTCGCCGCGGTGCGCGACGCCGAGCCGGACATCCTCGTCGCCAACAACTGGCGCACCTGGCTGCCGCCCGAGCTCTTCGACCTGCCCCCGCACGGCACGCTCAACGTCCACGACTCGCTGCTGCCCTCCTACGCCGGCTTCTCCCCCATCATCTGGGCGCTCCTCAACGGCGAGGAGCGCGTCGGCGTCACCGCGCACCGCATGAACGCCGAGCTGGACGCCGGGGACATCCTGGTGCAGCGCTCGGTGGTGGTCGGGCCGGCCGATACCGCAACGGACCTGTTCCACCGCACGGTCGACCTGATCGCGCCCATCGTGCGCGAGTCGCTCGACCTCATCGCCTCCGGCCGGGCCGCCGCCCACTGGCAGCCGCAGGACCGCAGCCGGGCGAGCTTCTTCCACAAGCGCTCGCTCGAGGACAGCCGCATCGACTGGACCTGGCCGGCGGAGCGCCTGGAGCGCCTCGTGCGGGCACAGTCGGACCCGTACCCCAACGCGTACACGTTCCATCGCGGACAGCGGATCAGGGTCGTCTCCGCCGCCGCCTCCGAGGGCCGTTACGGCGGCACCCCGGGCCGGATCTTCATCCGTGAGGGGGACGGCGTGGTCATCGTGGCGGGCCCGGACTCCCACACCGGCCGCCACCCGGGGCTGGTCGTCCAGCGGGTGCGCACCGACGACGGGTCGGAGTACGCGGCGACCGACTACTTCCGCACGATGGGGGGCTATCTCACCGCTCGCCCGTGA
- a CDS encoding iron-siderophore ABC transporter substrate-binding protein, with the protein MSRKLLTTLLTVTLAAGLAACGSVKDDSDTSSDASGDAKADSSSAFPVSVKHKFGTTKIAAAPERIVVIGNGGTDDIDALYALGATPVAISKDALSSDGVYPWLKDEIDTKKTELLDTLTAVDYEKVAALQPDLILATSDFTLDKDYKKLAAVAPTIGYETAWGKQTWQEHVQVVAEAVGKEERGEQVIKETEDSIAAVKEKHPKLQGKTYSLSIGNTPAKIFTIASEDDFAAKLMSQVGMGLTPSVKNIKTVNGSPTGELSFEQLDKLDADLVVIAFTTPDLKKAFEASALVKNMSAVKDDRYVVTDVAAISQLRSPSVLGIPWALNNLEPGFKKLD; encoded by the coding sequence ATGTCGAGAAAGCTCCTCACCACCCTTCTCACCGTCACCCTGGCCGCGGGGCTGGCAGCCTGCGGCTCCGTCAAGGACGACTCGGACACCTCCTCGGACGCCTCCGGCGACGCGAAGGCGGACTCCTCGTCCGCCTTCCCCGTGTCCGTCAAGCACAAGTTCGGCACCACGAAGATCGCCGCGGCGCCCGAGCGGATCGTGGTGATCGGCAACGGCGGCACCGACGACATCGACGCGCTGTACGCGCTGGGTGCCACGCCGGTCGCCATCTCGAAGGACGCGCTCAGCTCGGACGGCGTGTACCCGTGGCTGAAGGACGAGATCGACACCAAGAAGACCGAGCTCCTCGACACACTGACCGCCGTCGACTACGAGAAGGTCGCCGCCCTCCAGCCCGATCTGATCCTCGCCACCTCGGACTTCACCCTGGACAAGGACTACAAGAAGCTCGCCGCGGTGGCGCCGACGATCGGGTACGAGACGGCCTGGGGGAAGCAGACCTGGCAGGAGCATGTGCAGGTGGTCGCCGAGGCCGTCGGCAAGGAGGAGCGGGGCGAGCAGGTCATCAAGGAGACCGAAGACAGCATCGCCGCGGTGAAGGAGAAGCATCCCAAGCTTCAGGGCAAGACCTACAGCCTGTCCATCGGCAACACCCCGGCCAAGATCTTCACGATCGCGTCCGAGGACGACTTCGCGGCCAAGCTGATGAGCCAGGTCGGGATGGGCCTGACCCCGTCGGTGAAGAACATCAAGACGGTCAACGGCAGCCCGACCGGTGAGCTGTCCTTCGAGCAGCTCGACAAGCTGGACGCCGATCTGGTCGTCATCGCGTTCACCACGCCGGACCTGAAGAAGGCGTTCGAGGCCAGTGCCCTGGTGAAGAACATGTCCGCGGTGAAGGACGACCGGTATGTCGTGACCGACGTCGCGGCCATCAGCCAGCTCCGCAGCCCGTCCGTGCTGGGCATCCCGTGGGCGCTGAACAACCTGGAGCCCGGTTTCAAGAAGCTCGACTGA